The following proteins come from a genomic window of Malus domestica chromosome 02, GDT2T_hap1:
- the LOC103426848 gene encoding uncharacterized protein gives MANLKIRLKQSTPYYPQANGQAEASNKVLIGILENMIKERTGMCHLRINKALWAYRTSLQTAIGTTLYALTYRHDAVLPVELSINSLRIIEESSLFDAEYSQAMRQELEDLEEAQLNAYNLLVAQKKIVERAYNQRVKQKTFDE, from the coding sequence ATGGCAAATCTAAAGATTCGACTCAAGCAATCTACACCATATTACCCGCAGGCGAATGGACAAGCCGAGGCAAGTAACAAGGTTCTTATTGGTATTCTTGAAAATATGATAAAAGAAAGGACAGGCATGTGTCacttaaggataaacaaagcgTTATGGGCTTATCGAACCTCTCTACAGACAGCCATCGGAACGACTCTGTATGCGTTGACTTATAGACACGACGCAGTGTTGCCCGTCGAGCTAAGTATCAACTCGTTGCGAATAATTGAAGAAAGTAGTTTGTTCGACGCCGAGTACAGTCAAGCCATGAGACAAGAACTAGAAGATTTAGAAGAAGCTCAACTTAATGCTTATAACTTATTAGTGGCTCAAAAGAAGATCGTCGAGCGTGCATATAATCAACGAGTTAAACAAAAAACGTTCGACGAATGA